From the genome of Gracilibacillus salitolerans, one region includes:
- a CDS encoding VOC family protein, whose translation MILGLHHAQITIPKGAEEEGKNFYCDVLGLPEVEKPDALKGRGGFWLKVGDRDVHVGTEDGVDRTKTKAHLAYQVEDIDYWREVLEQHHIEIFDSVPIPNFKRFEFRDLFGNRVEMIQEI comes from the coding sequence ATGATTCTTGGTTTACATCATGCACAAATTACAATTCCAAAAGGTGCGGAAGAAGAAGGGAAAAACTTTTACTGTGACGTACTAGGTTTACCTGAAGTTGAAAAGCCTGATGCGTTAAAAGGCCGTGGAGGATTCTGGTTAAAAGTTGGTGATAGGGATGTACATGTAGGAACGGAAGATGGTGTGGACAGAACAAAAACCAAAGCACATTTAGCTTACCAAGTGGAAGATATTGATTATTGGCGAGAGGTTTTGGAACAACATCATATTGAAATATTTGATTCTGTACCAATCCCAAACTTCAAACGTTTTGAATTTAGGGATCTGTTTGGTAATCGGGTCGAGATGATACAAGAGATTTAA
- a CDS encoding NUDIX hydrolase gives MDKWKTLKTEYLHKSRFGNIRKDSCELPNGIVIDEYYVNEYSDWVNGVVITKENQIVLVEQYRHAGGDFFLEVPAGKREDKETHEEGLIREVKEETGYSSLQKPIFLGEFYVNPATQNNKIKTYLILEAFKSQEQDLDDTENIKVRLYDFDRFGNQLQGNEVKSQLFTVTAYLMAKNYMMDSFF, from the coding sequence ATGGATAAATGGAAAACTTTAAAAACAGAGTATTTACATAAAAGTCGATTTGGGAATATCAGAAAAGATAGTTGTGAACTTCCAAATGGGATAGTGATTGATGAATATTATGTGAATGAATACTCCGATTGGGTGAATGGAGTTGTCATAACTAAAGAGAATCAGATTGTACTGGTAGAGCAATATCGTCATGCAGGAGGAGACTTCTTCTTAGAAGTACCTGCTGGAAAAAGAGAGGATAAAGAAACACATGAGGAAGGTTTGATTAGAGAAGTGAAGGAAGAGACGGGATATTCTTCTCTACAAAAGCCTATTTTCTTAGGAGAATTTTATGTTAATCCAGCTACACAAAACAATAAAATAAAAACTTATCTAATATTGGAAGCGTTTAAATCACAAGAACAAGACCTAGATGATACGGAGAACATTAAAGTTAGATTGTATGATTTCGATCGTTTTGGTAATCAATTGCAAGGAAATGAAGTGAAAAGTCAGCTATTTACTGTAACAGCTTACCTAATGGCGAAAAATTATATGATGGATTCCTTTTTTTAA
- a CDS encoding ABC transporter permease, whose product MNFLKRGLLSITRRKGKSLILLAVLFILGNVIAGAISISQATANVEDSIKERLGTGATIELDYEALDNMEESELMNLEIPNLGEELINQIGELPYVKYYDYNTTTFLASEEIESYNPMMEEEGDVVMEGMGPQFQLKGVNYAPLLDIEEGKSELVDGRVFTDEEIKNGTPVAIISKKLADLNNIQVGDTFSLSNEIYEYSESGEEEIIDSRDVPLEVIGIFEPKTVNNDAENQEEFDYMDMDFQNTIYVANQLVSQEMEFAVGDMPEYEDYYVPSFVLNEPKDAEAFEEEVSPLLPELFIVRHATDSYDSIASPIESMSNLSKYVLIASVITTILIIGLVVLLFLRDRKRELGIYLSLGESRLRVVGQIITEVLIISIIGMTLSLFTGNLLAQTVSDSLIDNDNDQREEEMYYYTEMQTDLTTEDVIDAYEVSLTGDFILLFYAVGIITILLSTVIPLIYIIRLNPKKIMM is encoded by the coding sequence ATGAATTTTTTAAAACGTGGTTTATTAAGCATTACCAGAAGAAAAGGAAAATCTCTTATTTTACTTGCTGTCCTATTTATTTTAGGAAATGTAATAGCTGGTGCCATCTCTATTTCACAGGCAACAGCTAATGTGGAGGATTCTATTAAAGAAAGACTCGGAACAGGTGCAACTATTGAGTTAGATTATGAAGCACTTGATAATATGGAAGAATCAGAATTGATGAATCTCGAGATTCCAAATTTAGGTGAGGAATTAATTAACCAAATTGGTGAACTTCCTTATGTTAAATACTATGATTATAATACAACAACCTTCTTAGCTTCTGAAGAAATCGAAAGCTATAATCCAATGATGGAAGAAGAAGGAGACGTCGTAATGGAAGGTATGGGGCCTCAATTTCAACTAAAAGGAGTAAATTATGCCCCACTACTTGATATTGAAGAAGGTAAAAGTGAACTAGTTGATGGACGTGTCTTCACAGATGAAGAAATCAAAAACGGCACACCTGTAGCAATTATTTCTAAGAAACTAGCAGATTTGAATAATATTCAGGTTGGAGATACATTTTCATTATCGAACGAAATATATGAATATAGTGAATCAGGGGAAGAAGAAATTATAGATTCTCGAGATGTACCACTAGAAGTGATTGGTATTTTCGAACCAAAAACAGTAAATAATGATGCCGAAAATCAAGAAGAATTTGATTACATGGATATGGATTTTCAAAATACGATCTATGTAGCCAATCAACTTGTTTCACAAGAAATGGAATTTGCAGTTGGCGACATGCCAGAATATGAGGATTATTATGTGCCATCCTTTGTGTTAAATGAACCAAAAGATGCAGAAGCTTTTGAAGAAGAAGTAAGTCCATTACTACCAGAACTATTTATTGTTCGTCATGCAACGGATTCCTATGATTCGATTGCTTCACCAATCGAATCCATGTCCAACTTATCTAAATATGTTCTTATTGCTTCGGTCATCACGACCATTCTTATTATTGGTTTAGTTGTCTTACTATTCCTTAGAGATCGAAAGCGCGAGTTAGGTATTTATTTATCACTGGGTGAATCTCGTTTGCGAGTAGTTGGACAAATCATTACAGAAGTTCTAATTATTTCTATTATAGGGATGACATTATCTTTATTTACCGGAAATCTATTAGCACAAACAGTTTCTGATTCTCTAATTGATAATGACAATGATCAAAGGGAAGAAGAGATGTATTACTACACAGAAATGCAAACAGATCTAACAACAGAAGATGTAATAGACGCTTATGAAGTGAGCTTAACTGGAGACTTTATTTTACTATTTTATGCCGTGGGAATTATCACAATCCTACTTTCAACAGTAATTCCTTTAATTTATATTATTCGATTAAATCCTAAAAAAATTATGATGTAA
- a CDS encoding ABC transporter ATP-binding protein — protein sequence MILEAKDLNYYYQDGESRRFVLKNTDVSFDKRKFYTILGQSGSGKTTLLSLLSAMDTPHNGEVVFNGKNILEIGHDTYRRNKVGIIFQSYNLIPTFTAVENILISMSITENELPADHKTVAYNLLDYIGISQDKANRTVNKLSGGEQQRVAIARALSTNVELILADEPTGNLDEEMEQEIIDIFKKLAHEHEKCVIMVTHSNDIAEQSDQTFYLKKGVLNTNE from the coding sequence ATGATTTTAGAAGCTAAAGACTTGAATTATTACTATCAAGACGGGGAAAGTCGTCGTTTTGTCTTAAAGAATACTGATGTTTCCTTTGATAAAAGAAAATTTTATACAATTTTAGGACAATCTGGATCCGGCAAAACAACTTTGTTGTCCTTGCTTAGTGCAATGGATACGCCACACAACGGAGAGGTGGTTTTCAACGGGAAAAACATCCTAGAGATTGGACACGATACATATCGTAGAAATAAAGTTGGCATTATTTTTCAAAGTTATAACCTGATTCCAACCTTTACCGCCGTTGAAAATATATTGATTTCAATGTCCATTACAGAAAACGAATTACCTGCTGACCATAAAACGGTTGCTTATAATTTGTTAGATTATATCGGCATTTCCCAGGACAAAGCAAATCGTACGGTTAATAAACTGTCAGGGGGAGAGCAGCAGCGTGTGGCAATTGCACGGGCGTTATCTACCAACGTTGAACTGATTCTAGCGGATGAGCCTACCGGAAATTTGGATGAAGAAATGGAGCAGGAAATCATCGATATTTTTAAGAAATTGGCGCATGAGCATGAGAAGTGTGTGATTATGGTTACGCACTCCAATGATATTGCTGAACAGTCTGATCAAACATTTTATTTAAAGAAAGGCGTCTTGAATACCAATGAGTGA
- a CDS encoding HAD-IIIA family hydrolase, producing MLPQAVFIDRDGTIGGNDTVIFPGEFQMYPYVKESLIELKESGNLILSFTNQPAISKGEVTKEEYEAELKQFGFDKVYLCPHQHHERCQCRKPSTGMLLQASQDNNLDLEECVVIGDRWTDMVAAQDAGCIKILVKTGAGEETFYQYQNQAFFGKWAEVSPDFIASDFREAVHWILSKQS from the coding sequence ATTTTGCCACAAGCAGTTTTTATTGATAGAGATGGAACAATTGGAGGAAATGACACGGTTATTTTTCCTGGAGAATTTCAAATGTATCCATATGTAAAGGAATCATTAATTGAATTAAAGGAATCAGGTAACCTTATTCTTTCTTTTACCAATCAACCAGCTATCTCAAAAGGGGAAGTAACAAAAGAAGAATATGAAGCAGAATTGAAGCAATTTGGATTTGATAAAGTGTACCTTTGTCCACACCAACATCACGAAAGGTGTCAATGTCGAAAGCCATCAACAGGCATGTTATTACAAGCATCACAAGATAATAATTTGGATTTAGAAGAGTGTGTAGTTATTGGGGATCGATGGACAGACATGGTTGCAGCACAAGATGCAGGATGTATCAAAATTTTAGTAAAAACAGGTGCTGGAGAAGAAACGTTTTACCAATATCAAAATCAAGCTTTTTTTGGAAAATGGGCAGAAGTTTCGCCTGATTTTATTGCTAGTGACTTTCGTGAAGCAGTACATTGGATATTGTCAAAGCAGAGTTAA
- a CDS encoding GrpB family protein encodes MTKSIVNICDYNPKWKEQFDTERNRIIDVLGDKIVGIEHIGSTSIKGLAAKPIIDILVGVQNLDKVDQFVNPLKEIEYEYVPKPDFKDRKFFRKGEWGKGTSHLHICEYDSSEWIEKLLFRDYLRLHPEAAQEYEVLKKSLACEYKYDRQTYTKKKEPFIKNIVEKAKKE; translated from the coding sequence ATGACAAAATCAATTGTTAATATTTGTGATTATAATCCTAAATGGAAAGAACAATTTGATACAGAGAGAAATAGAATTATAGATGTCTTAGGTGATAAAATTGTTGGAATTGAGCATATCGGTAGCACTTCCATAAAAGGATTAGCAGCAAAACCAATTATTGATATTCTAGTAGGTGTACAAAACTTAGATAAGGTAGATCAATTTGTGAATCCTTTGAAGGAAATTGAATATGAGTATGTCCCTAAACCAGATTTTAAAGATAGGAAATTTTTCAGAAAAGGAGAGTGGGGAAAGGGCACTTCCCATTTGCATATCTGTGAATATGATAGTAGTGAGTGGATTGAAAAACTATTATTTCGAGATTATCTTAGATTACATCCGGAAGCAGCTCAAGAATATGAGGTCTTAAAGAAAAGTCTTGCTTGTGAATATAAGTATGATCGACAGACATATACAAAGAAAAAAGAACCTTTTATTAAAAATATTGTGGAAAAAGCAAAAAAGGAGTGA
- a CDS encoding DJ-1/PfpI family protein, with translation MSQRTVGILLFNEVEVLDFAGPFEVFSLTSTSKTELETKLFNVITISEDGEMIKARNGLKVSPDYNLHNHPALDILVVPGGYGAEEIEINNSSLIEWIKQQYSQVDCMTSVCTGALLLAKAGLLNGRKATTHWMDQDRLEKEFPLVAVQRNVKFVDEDNVITSGGISAGIDMSFHLISRIYGRKVAEETAKRMEYDIFSKDRS, from the coding sequence ATGTCACAACGTACAGTTGGTATCTTGCTATTTAATGAAGTAGAGGTATTGGATTTTGCAGGACCATTTGAGGTTTTTTCATTAACATCAACATCGAAAACAGAATTAGAAACGAAGCTTTTTAATGTTATCACTATTTCAGAAGATGGAGAAATGATTAAAGCCAGAAATGGTCTGAAGGTGAGCCCGGATTATAATCTTCATAATCATCCTGCATTAGATATTTTGGTTGTGCCAGGAGGTTATGGGGCAGAAGAAATTGAAATAAATAATTCTAGCCTAATTGAGTGGATTAAACAGCAGTACTCACAAGTCGACTGTATGACATCCGTATGTACAGGAGCATTGCTTCTGGCTAAAGCAGGATTATTAAATGGGAGGAAGGCAACCACACATTGGATGGATCAAGATAGATTGGAAAAGGAGTTTCCATTGGTAGCTGTTCAGCGTAATGTAAAGTTTGTAGATGAGGATAATGTTATTACCTCTGGAGGTATCTCTGCAGGAATTGATATGTCTTTTCATCTTATCTCTCGTATTTATGGGAGAAAAGTTGCAGAAGAAACTGCGAAGAGGATGGAATATGATATATTTTCCAAAGATAGATCTTAG
- a CDS encoding HAD-IA family hydrolase has translation MVKYVIFDFDGTLADSRRALLKSWNTLAKQYYFKEIKLSEMENMKKLSIKEKSRYLQFPMFKMPIVMPKFYQLYRESINEVKLYDGISEMLAKLERKGYKTIIISSNSKENIMTFLKSNKLTSITNVICSSSIFGKDKLIHRFLRGNKLESSEVIYVGDEKRDILACKKTGVKIIWVSWGYDSFEVVKKMKPDFRVNTPAEILKVI, from the coding sequence ATGGTAAAATACGTTATTTTTGATTTTGATGGGACACTGGCAGATTCCCGAAGAGCACTTTTGAAAAGTTGGAATACGCTAGCGAAGCAGTATTATTTTAAGGAAATAAAATTGAGTGAAATGGAAAACATGAAGAAATTGTCTATCAAAGAAAAAAGTAGATATTTACAATTTCCGATGTTTAAAATGCCAATCGTGATGCCTAAGTTTTATCAATTATATCGAGAATCCATAAATGAAGTGAAGCTATATGATGGTATTTCTGAAATGTTAGCTAAACTAGAGAGAAAAGGCTATAAGACTATCATTATATCATCTAATTCAAAAGAAAATATTATGACTTTTCTAAAAAGTAACAAGTTAACGAGTATAACAAATGTTATCTGTTCAAGCAGTATATTTGGAAAAGATAAGTTAATTCACAGATTTCTAAGAGGAAATAAATTGGAATCATCAGAAGTAATTTATGTAGGAGACGAAAAAAGAGACATCCTAGCTTGCAAAAAAACCGGCGTTAAAATAATCTGGGTTAGTTGGGGGTATGACTCTTTTGAAGTGGTGAAAAAAATGAAACCTGATTTTCGAGTAAATACACCAGCTGAAATATTGAAAGTGATTTAA
- a CDS encoding PASTA domain-containing protein, translated as MSDFLSNFDKDNYDKLPKDKKEAPASNEKPNQEQPKKEALPIEQKSERKSPRDNNEHIEIDPDYQWKKRKKLIIYIALGILALLLIAFLYYSIRYVDMEDFVGEPVADARAWADENDMEIELTQEHSMEYDANQIIEQDIAPGKKVKKGSSINLTSSIGADPEEHIELPEFSEMTRSEVEAWKEENRAENLQIVTEFSDEVQEGEFTRFVMRDEEISEEEYLRQDNASVYFSKGEEVFEEDIEVPNFVNKGKEEVEQWADTNEIEIIYKEEASNDIEAGLVSKQNIDPETMIAKKSEMEVTISLGKAVEVPNFASFSMEEAASYEGLSVTVRQRFHNQVKYGNLIAQSIEPETELTDQDNKSITVTYSEGKPYLRDYRGQLEGDLPRLFYEDYQSKGANISYIVKYVDAPEVKGTVVGMSNFNSFVSMDYTVEIRVSNNKDADPGSFDTPEGNEAPEEIEEELSPETEGSEEEQIEK; from the coding sequence ATGAGTGATTTTCTTTCTAATTTTGATAAAGATAATTACGATAAACTGCCTAAAGATAAAAAGGAGGCACCAGCTAGTAACGAGAAACCTAACCAAGAGCAGCCAAAAAAAGAAGCGCTGCCTATCGAGCAAAAAAGCGAGAGAAAATCTCCGCGTGACAACAATGAACATATTGAAATCGATCCAGATTACCAATGGAAGAAACGAAAGAAATTAATCATTTATATTGCTCTTGGGATTCTTGCATTATTGTTAATTGCCTTCTTATACTACAGCATTCGCTATGTCGATATGGAGGACTTTGTTGGCGAGCCAGTTGCAGATGCAAGAGCATGGGCAGATGAGAACGATATGGAGATTGAACTCACGCAAGAGCACAGCATGGAATATGATGCCAATCAAATTATCGAACAAGATATAGCACCGGGGAAAAAGGTTAAAAAAGGATCGAGCATTAACCTAACCAGTAGTATTGGTGCGGACCCGGAAGAGCATATTGAATTACCTGAATTCTCCGAAATGACTAGAAGCGAAGTCGAAGCCTGGAAGGAAGAAAACAGAGCAGAAAACTTACAAATTGTTACGGAGTTCAGTGATGAAGTGCAAGAAGGAGAATTCACCCGCTTTGTTATGAGAGATGAAGAAATAAGTGAAGAAGAGTATCTACGCCAAGATAATGCTAGTGTATATTTTTCAAAAGGCGAAGAAGTCTTTGAAGAAGATATAGAAGTCCCTAATTTCGTTAATAAAGGTAAAGAAGAAGTTGAGCAATGGGCCGATACGAATGAAATTGAAATAATCTACAAAGAAGAAGCATCAAATGACATTGAAGCTGGATTAGTTAGCAAACAAAATATTGATCCGGAAACAATGATTGCTAAAAAAAGTGAAATGGAAGTGACTATTTCACTTGGAAAAGCTGTCGAAGTACCAAATTTCGCTTCTTTCTCAATGGAAGAGGCGGCAAGCTATGAAGGTCTATCCGTAACAGTGAGACAACGATTTCACAATCAAGTAAAGTATGGAAATTTAATTGCTCAGTCTATTGAACCAGAAACAGAATTAACCGATCAAGATAATAAAAGCATCACAGTCACATACTCAGAGGGCAAACCATATTTAAGAGATTACCGTGGACAATTAGAAGGAGATTTACCACGTTTGTTCTATGAAGACTATCAATCCAAAGGAGCAAATATCTCCTATATTGTTAAATATGTCGATGCACCTGAAGTGAAGGGTACAGTTGTCGGGATGAGCAACTTTAATTCCTTTGTTTCCATGGACTACACCGTAGAAATCCGCGTAAGCAATAATAAAGATGCTGATCCCGGATCTTTTGACACTCCTGAGGGAAACGAGGCCCCTGAGGAAATCGAAGAGGAATTAAGTCCGGAAACAGAAGGATCGGAAGAAGAACAGATCGAGAAATAA
- the lepB gene encoding signal peptidase I yields MDKKRIWSIVRIVVFALVLAMFFRSYLFASYVVNGKSMEPTLHDGNLLMVNKMVYDLMDINRFDVIVFHANENEDYVKRVIGKPGDHIAYRDDMLYINGEAIDEPYLDPYREPNEELTEDFTVEEITGEEVVPEGKLFVLGDNRTKSYDSRAIGFVEEEKVVGKVDIRYWPMSELNFQFIK; encoded by the coding sequence ATGGATAAGAAGCGGATCTGGTCTATTGTGCGAATTGTTGTTTTTGCGTTGGTGTTGGCAATGTTTTTCCGGTCTTATTTATTTGCGAGTTATGTTGTGAATGGTAAATCGATGGAGCCAACACTACACGATGGAAATTTATTAATGGTTAATAAAATGGTATATGATTTAATGGATATCAATCGTTTTGATGTCATTGTTTTTCATGCGAATGAGAATGAGGATTATGTGAAAAGAGTAATCGGAAAACCAGGTGATCATATTGCTTATCGGGATGATATGTTGTATATCAACGGAGAAGCGATTGATGAACCATATTTGGATCCATATCGGGAACCGAATGAGGAACTCACAGAAGACTTTACAGTAGAAGAAATAACCGGTGAAGAAGTTGTTCCAGAAGGGAAATTGTTTGTATTGGGTGACAATCGGACGAAAAGTTATGATAGCAGAGCCATTGGTTTTGTGGAAGAGGAAAAAGTGGTAGGAAAAGTAGATATTCGTTATTGGCCGATGTCAGAGCTTAACTTTCAATTTATAAAATAA
- the addB gene encoding helicase-exonuclease AddAB subunit AddB, with protein MLRFLIGSATVNKSEQCLQEIRQELRQNPQGPPIIYLVPDQMTFQQEYALLNAPDINGSIRGQVYSFSRLAWRVMQLTGGATKKYITSTGMQMMLRKIVEERTDEWKVFQKAIEKQGFIEQLEDMITEFKRYCVTPELISEQLEEMNRFQHKTIGEQALQNKLDDLVYIYQQLTSAFKGHYMDSEDQLQQLVEKLEMTNFLEDTTVYIDGFHQFTPQELLVIGAMLKKAKHVTVTLTVDDVNDPEVVPLDLFYQTKETYQQLKQLAEENMIQTEVTPLTANENTIAPFVHLDQYFDSRPVQSYPEQAPIRIAEAVHPRAEVEGTAQEIIRLVRDKGYRYRDLAILIREPDVYHDLITTVFDDYQIPTFVDEKRTMLNHPLIETIRSLLDVIEGNWRYDAVFRLLKAGFIPKGEGKHRLDQEAIDELENYVLEYGVRGRSRWLSGKPWIFQRFKGFDQSAQTDRERATQERINAYREKVTVALADIDQLLRELPTIKEKAIALFEWLETIGAPGRLENMRDQYDEEGRVEKGREQDQVWDAVIQLLEEITEVAGEETMNLQTFRNVLESGFDSLRFSHVPPSIDHVVVGSIDRSRMQGIKVAFLLGVNEGTWPMKPGGDGLISEEERTLLQTHGLQLAEGSKRQLLDDWFYVYLAFTLPSDHLWVSYPISNEEGKQKVASPLIKRMEEIFPVQEERLFLQDPEEMTEASRFVTTPNKTRGALTAQLARKLRGYPIDNIWDYVLNWYIEKSDHQPIHQRVLKSLFYQNKPTDLADDTVGELYQKEINASVSRLEMYHRCSYQHFAKYSLGLQERPTYKLDAPDIGQLFHEALKQITEWVQKEGRGFSDIYDQEAKKYAHRAVGELAPVLQHQILHSSNRYQYIQRKLEHVIARATYVLSEQARKTHFAPVGLEVGFGYPDQLEPLKVDLPNDYTLMLRGRIDRVDQAIENEQLYLRIIDYKSSSKGLNLTEVYYGLALQMLAYLDVVLQNAESWLGHEASPAGVLYFHVHNPMVSASDFLTEDKIEQEIFKKFKMKGLLVDQEDVVRMMDTSLESGRSNVIPAGFSKNGSFYKGSNVAEREIFDQLQGYIHQLMENAGLAITEGKVDLNPFQQQQSTACTFCEFRSVCQFDPTLAENNYRRLNEMKDEEVIEAIKRGEG; from the coding sequence TTGTTGCGATTTTTAATTGGAAGTGCAACGGTGAATAAAAGCGAGCAGTGCTTGCAAGAAATAAGACAAGAACTCAGGCAAAATCCTCAAGGGCCTCCGATTATATATTTAGTTCCAGACCAAATGACCTTCCAACAGGAATATGCGTTATTAAATGCCCCTGATATAAATGGTTCGATTCGTGGACAAGTCTATAGTTTTTCCCGGTTAGCGTGGCGCGTTATGCAGCTGACTGGCGGAGCAACAAAGAAATACATTACATCAACAGGGATGCAAATGATGCTTCGCAAAATTGTCGAGGAGAGAACGGATGAATGGAAAGTATTCCAGAAGGCAATCGAAAAGCAAGGCTTTATCGAACAACTGGAGGATATGATCACAGAATTTAAACGCTATTGTGTCACACCGGAATTGATCAGTGAACAGCTTGAAGAAATGAATCGATTCCAGCACAAAACAATAGGCGAACAAGCGTTACAAAATAAATTAGATGATTTAGTCTATATTTATCAACAGCTGACAAGCGCCTTCAAAGGTCACTATATGGATAGTGAGGATCAATTACAGCAGTTAGTAGAAAAGCTAGAAATGACTAACTTTTTAGAAGACACAACGGTTTACATAGATGGCTTTCACCAATTTACACCACAAGAATTATTAGTCATCGGTGCCATGCTGAAAAAAGCAAAACATGTAACTGTTACATTAACGGTTGATGATGTAAATGATCCTGAGGTTGTACCGTTAGACCTGTTCTATCAAACAAAGGAAACCTATCAGCAATTAAAGCAATTAGCAGAAGAGAATATGATTCAGACTGAAGTCACTCCATTAACAGCGAACGAGAATACAATAGCACCATTTGTTCATTTAGATCAGTATTTTGACAGTCGCCCAGTTCAAAGCTATCCGGAACAAGCACCGATTCGTATTGCAGAAGCGGTGCATCCACGTGCTGAGGTTGAAGGAACAGCACAAGAAATTATTCGTTTAGTAAGAGATAAAGGGTATCGATATCGAGATCTTGCCATTCTGATTCGCGAACCGGATGTCTATCACGATTTGATTACAACTGTTTTTGATGATTATCAGATTCCAACTTTTGTTGATGAAAAAAGGACGATGCTCAACCACCCATTGATTGAAACGATCCGGTCCCTGCTCGATGTCATTGAAGGCAACTGGCGTTATGATGCAGTCTTTCGCTTATTAAAGGCTGGATTTATTCCGAAAGGGGAAGGCAAGCATCGGTTAGATCAAGAGGCAATTGATGAGCTAGAGAATTATGTGTTGGAGTATGGCGTACGAGGCAGAAGCAGGTGGTTAAGTGGCAAACCATGGATCTTCCAACGCTTTAAAGGCTTTGATCAATCAGCACAAACAGACCGTGAACGAGCAACACAAGAACGAATTAATGCTTATCGAGAAAAAGTAACAGTAGCACTTGCGGATATTGATCAGCTGCTACGGGAATTACCAACGATTAAAGAAAAAGCAATTGCCCTATTTGAATGGCTGGAAACAATTGGAGCACCTGGACGATTGGAGAATATGCGTGATCAATATGATGAAGAAGGACGAGTCGAAAAAGGACGTGAGCAAGACCAGGTGTGGGATGCGGTCATTCAATTGTTAGAAGAGATTACTGAAGTCGCTGGTGAAGAAACGATGAACCTGCAGACATTCCGTAACGTGTTAGAGTCTGGCTTTGATTCACTAAGATTTTCACATGTGCCTCCAAGTATTGATCATGTTGTCGTTGGCTCGATCGACCGTTCACGGATGCAAGGCATTAAGGTTGCCTTTTTGTTAGGGGTAAATGAAGGAACATGGCCAATGAAGCCTGGCGGAGACGGCTTGATATCTGAGGAAGAACGTACCTTGCTGCAAACGCATGGCTTGCAATTAGCAGAGGGAAGTAAACGTCAATTATTGGATGATTGGTTTTATGTGTATTTAGCGTTTACGCTACCGTCTGATCATTTATGGGTGAGCTATCCGATTAGTAATGAAGAAGGAAAACAAAAAGTCGCTTCCCCTCTAATAAAAAGGATGGAAGAAATCTTCCCAGTGCAGGAAGAGCGTTTGTTTTTACAAGATCCGGAAGAAATGACAGAGGCGAGCCGTTTTGTAACGACACCGAATAAGACAAGAGGTGCATTAACGGCACAATTAGCAAGGAAGCTAAGAGGCTATCCGATTGATAATATTTGGGATTATGTATTAAACTGGTATATTGAAAAATCCGATCATCAACCAATCCATCAACGTGTATTGAAGAGTCTTTTTTATCAAAATAAGCCGACAGATTTAGCAGATGATACAGTCGGTGAGTTGTATCAGAAAGAAATCAATGCAAGTGTGTCAAGGCTGGAAATGTATCATCGCTGCTCGTATCAGCATTTTGCCAAATACAGTTTAGGCCTGCAGGAACGACCGACTTATAAGCTTGATGCACCAGATATCGGCCAACTGTTCCATGAGGCATTAAAACAAATTACCGAATGGGTTCAAAAGGAAGGGCGCGGGTTTTCTGATATTTATGATCAAGAAGCGAAGAAGTATGCCCATCGTGCGGTAGGAGAATTAGCGCCGGTATTACAGCATCAGATTTTGCATAGTTCGAATCGTTATCAATACATTCAACGTAAATTGGAACATGTCATAGCTAGAGCGACGTATGTTTTAAGTGAACAGGCACGAAAAACACACTTTGCGCCAGTCGGATTAGAAGTTGGGTTTGGCTATCCGGATCAATTAGAGCCATTAAAAGTCGATTTGCCAAATGATTATACATTAATGTTACGAGGCCGGATTGACCGTGTCGATCAGGCAATCGAGAACGAGCAATTATATTTACGGATCATTGATTATAAATCCAGTTCAAAAGGATTGAACTTAACAGAGGTTTATTATGGACTGGCCCTGCAAATGTTGGCTTATTTAGATGTAGTCTTACAAAATGCGGAAAGCTGGTTAGGACATGAGGCATCACCAGCTGGTGTACTTTATTTCCATGTCCACAATCCAATGGTCTCAGCCAGTGATTTTCTAACAGAAGATAAAATTGAACAGGAGATATTTAAAAAGTTCAAAATGAAAGGACTACTTGTTGATCAGGAAGATGTCGTCCGGATGATGGATACCTCGCTGGAATCAGGAAGAAGTAACGTCATTCCTGCAGGATTCAGTAAAAATGGCTCTTTCTATAAAGGCTCCAATGTTGCCGAACGGGAGATTTTTGACCAGTTGCAAGGATATATCCATCAATTAATGGAAAACGCAGGATTAGCCATAACAGAAGGGAAAGTAGATCTCAATCCCTTTCAGCAACAACAGTCAACTGCTTGTACATTCTGTGAATTCCGATCGGTTTGTCAATTTGATCCAACACTGGCGGAAAATAATTATCGCCGACTGAACGAGATGAAAGATGAAGAAGTAATCGAAGCAATCAAGCGGGGTGAAGGATAA